The following are from one region of the Prunus dulcis unplaced genomic scaffold, ALMONDv2, whole genome shotgun sequence genome:
- the LOC117613304 gene encoding uncharacterized protein LOC117613304 yields the protein MTPAELQELKSQLQELVDLGFIRPGVSPWGYHQVRIREEDIPKTAFRTQYGHYEFLVMPFGLTNAPATFMDLMNRVFRPYLDHFVIVFIDDILVYSQTLEGHKKHLRVVFLEHVISAERIYVDPQKVEAIVNWVQPTSVTEIRSFLGLAGYYRRVVEWFSSITAPLTRLIRKDVTFDWTEECEQSFQELKMQLTTTPVLALPDNSENFVIYSDASLQGLGCVLMQYDRVIAHASRQLKKHEQNYLVHDLEFVVVVFSPKIWRHYLYGPANVVAYALSRKTIGSLAHLRMAYLPLLVELRKDGVQLGITQQGGIFASLHVRPILVERVIVAQLGDLTLCRIRGEVENGTQKDYAIRGDGALVTGTHLCVPKNNDLKREIMEEAYCSTYTMHSWERITMDFVFKLPRTFKGHDGIWVIVDRLTKSAHFLPIKETYSLTKWAKIFVDEIVRLHGATVFIDSYYWNEVGDKKLERVDSTRATTEKVKMTKEKLKTSQDQQKSYADNRSKDLEFAVGDWVFLKLSPWKDVMRFGKRGKLSPRYIGPYEITERMGA from the exons ATGACACCAGCTGAGCTCCAGGAGTTGAAGTCTCAGTTACAGGAGTTAGTGGATCTTGGGTTCATCCGACCCGGTGTTTCTCCGTGGG GATACCATCAGGTGAGGATCAGGGAAGAAGATATTCCTAAGACCGCCTTTAGAACGCAGTATGGTCATTATGAATTTCTGGTGATGCCTTTTGGACTGACGAATGCTCCAGCAACGTTTATGGATCTCATGAACAGAGTGTTCCGACCATACTTGGATCACTTTGTGATTGTGTTCATAGACGATATCTTGGTTTACTCCCAGACTTTGGAAGGGCATAAGAAACATCTAAG AGTAGTATTCCTCGAACATGTAATTTCAGCTGAAAGGATTTATGTGGATCCACAAAAAGTTGAAGCTATTGTGAATTGGGTACAACCCACAAGTGTGACAGAAATACGGAGTTTTCTGGGATTGGCAGGCTACTATCGGCGAGTTGTGGAATGGTTTTCTTCGATAACAGCACCTCTCACGCGGTTGATAAGGAAAGATGTTACATTTGATTGGACAGAAGAGTGTGAACAGAGTTTTCAAGAATTAAAGATGCAATTAACCACCACACCTGTCTTGGCTCTTCCGGATAATTCAGAAAATTTTGTGATCTACAGTGATGCATCTTTACAAGGCTTGGGATGTGTTCTGATGCAATATGATCGGGTGATTGCTCATGCCTCAAGGCAACTCAAGAAGCATGAGCAGAATTATCTTGTCCATGATTTGGAATTTGTTGTAGTAGTGTTCTCTCCCAAGATTTGGCGGCATTACTTGTATG GCCCAGCTAATGTGGTTGCATATGCACTGAGTAGAAAGACTATTGGAAGTTTAGCTCATCTCAGAATGGCATATCTTCCGTTGTTAGTGGAACTACGGAAGGATGGAGTACAGTTGGGAATAACTCAACAGGGTGGAATTTTTGCTAGCTTACACGTGAGACCAATTCTGGTGGAGCGGGTAATTGTAGCCCAGTTGGGAGATCTAACACTTTGTAGAATAAGGGGAGAAGTGGAAAATGGTACCCAAAAGGATTATGCAATAAGGGGAGACGGAGCATTGGTAACAGGAACTCATCTCTGTGTACCTAAGAATAATGATCTGAAAAGAGAAATCATGGAGGAAGCTTACTGTTCCACTTACACTATGCATTCG TGGGAACGCATTACcatggattttgttttcaagctTCCCCGTACTTTTAAGGGACATGATGGAATTTGGGTGATAGTGGATAGACTCACCAAGTCAGCCCATTTCCTACCCATCAAGGAGACTTATTCTTTGACGAAGTGGGCAAAAATCTTTGTGGATGAGATTGTGAGATTACATGGAGCAACTGTGTTCATT GACTCCTATTATTGGAATGAGGTGGGTGATAAGAAATTGGAAAGAGTGGATAGTACCCGAGCAACAACCGAGAAGGTGAAGATGACTAAAGAGAAGCTGAAAACCTCACAAGACCAACAGAAGAGTTATGCGGATAATAGGTCAAAGGATCTTGAGTTTGCAGTTGGGGATTGGGTGTTTTTGAAGTTATCTCCTTGGAAGGATGTAATGAGATTCGGGAAACGTGGGAAGTTAAGCCCTCGTTATATTGGACCTTATGAGATCACTGAGCGCATGGGAGCCTGA